actacaaagtgggtcagcgagtttggctctccaccaagcatattctactccgggtggagtcccggaagctcgctcccaggttcgttgggcccttccccatcacaaagataatcaaccctgtcaccgtgacaCTGAGACTCCCTAAAttgatgcgggtccaccctgctttccacgtcagcctgctcaagcccgcccgggaatcccctctggtcccgccttccaggcacCCTCCTTCCCCCAggttcgtggatgggggccctgtcttcactgtgaggctgctgttgtcgtctcgtcggaggggaggggagggggtttcaatatctggtggactaggagggctacgggcctgaggaacgttcatgggtgccgcctgcgtttatcgtggatgactcgctcattcgggacttccacgttgcgcatccaggggctccggggccgtctggggccggccgttaaggggggggggggtttactgtcatgggtgtgtgttccggttgttgttttccccctgtcttgtacacacctgctcttgagagcatcttcaccacctgtgcctcgtttacctgcattaccccttgcatttaacctcgtgtctcattctttttagtcgccagtttgttgtaccttgtcgtcacgttccagcattccttgtttccacgtcacagactcacagtaagactagaccctgttctgattatcgacctcgcctttttgcttcacatttttggatactgttgccttttttggattgcctacctgtgtaccgacctctgcctgtatacatattaaacctctctttttgaaactgtccattttttttggagtcatgcattttctGAGTCCTATCCTctttccgttcatgacagtatGTAGATAAACCAGCAAACTGCCTTCCAATGTCCTGTATGGAAAACATCATTAAACAAATCTAATCTCCaaatattttcttcaaaaactTTCGCTGAGGCTctaaaacagtgaagaagtaaCAGTGTGATGGATGAAGCCCAAACATCCcaggttttattgttttatgatcGCTTAAGGAAGACATAATTATATCACGTGATCAAAACAAACCCCCCTAAAGGTAAAGGTCAAAGCCATAAACCTTTCAAAACACGATCTGTCAAGAGTTTAATGAAAGCCACATTCTCTATCTCTTATATGACTATCACTTTACATTGCTACACTGTATGTTGTTTTCTTCCCGGCATTTGGTACGTGCTAAATCAAATATCGTAatccatgaataaaaacagtgaAACTTGATAGCAAGTAGAAGACTACTGCAGTCTCTCCAGTGTAATAAAGATAAAGATAAATTGTTCCAAATTCAGTATATAGGGCGTTTTTATTTCTTCGCAACAGACAAACAAGGGGGGACGGCGCCCAGGTAGGGGAAGCAGGGACTTCGGGTGGTCCATCTTGGCCAGACAAGGGGATCCACGGGCAGACTGATGTGCAGTTGTGGAGTCTCTTGGTGAGGGAgggaaaaagagggaaaaagctgATCAGTGTTTCTTAAAACTTAGTGTGAATAGTCTTGGGAGCGAGATGCGACTGACAGTACGACCACTCAAGACAATCTGGCGACGAGGTGGCGTTTGGGATCAGGTTAAGTACATCGTCGATGAAGATGAATTACAGCTGGTCCCGGCTCCAACTCGTCATTCTACTCCTGTTCATAGACACACcgatgaacacacacacacacacacgcgctcacacacccacacacacacacacacacgcacacgcacacacactcccaAAGAAGGAGGAGTTCAGGGTGCTGAGGCAGCAGCCCTCACAAGGTGTGGTTGTTTAATTTATACCTTATTGCcgctattattttgaaaaataatgggGCTCTCAACACATTGCAGAGCTATTAATTTGGATATACTGTAGTAAAAGTCAACTTTACAGTGTATGTTGTGTAATTTCTGATGAAATATATCAGTATAGTCTACATTCCCAATTTAGAGTGAACTGATAGGAGTATAACCACAAAATGTGAACTTGTGCAGAACTATTgaagacataaagacaaaaaaaccaaaacaaaatcagtAGTCCATTGTTTAAGACAGTGATTCCTAACCAGGTTGCTGTGGCAGCAGCACCTTAACACACTGTGAGAAATCAGGGGTCCTGAAGAAAATTATCCAGTTTCACTGATATATtctttgcaaattattgtaataATTACAAAcatcaaccagttcagggtgtaccccgcctcctgcccgatgacagctgggataggctccagcacgcccgcgaccctagtgaggagaagcggctcagaaaatggatggatggaatgacaaacatattttttgttcatttaaatatttaatcaatATCTCGTGAAAGCAATTAAATGATCTTCCACTAGATATTGATATCGCTGTGCATGGACCCCCCTGTGACCAACCCTCCGTACAGTTACAATGGAGTGCTGTAGTAACGTTTGTGTAACATTGCGTCAATGTAAAGGCCACATCATGTGCTGACTTGAAATAATCTTAGTCTCTGGTCAGGCTTTAGAATGGAAATGggaatacaattaataaataccGTGGATACATAAATACAGTGAATCAATATGTACAATAGCCCCTAGTAAATTCAATGTAGTTTTGGCGTTGCGGTTTACTGCTTTGAGTGGACAAATAATTGCAAGGATTTTCAATACGCTTGCCAAGCAGACAGGATATCCGGTCAAACCGGAAAACAAGGTTGTCTTCAGGATAGAGGATTCTCCGTACTAATGTCAACCAGAATGGAACATATGCAGTtagtacaaataaatattgGGGGAGAAGATATACTACACTGTTTCTTCCGTTTTGTTTGAAGAATGTTCATTTTTACGCTTTAGTGAGTCGTCGACCTACGCCAAGAGAGGTTGGTTGAACTGCTAGTGCGTTAGCTCCTCCAACGTGGAGTCCCGAGCCGCCAcctgtcacctttttttttttttttttaaatggcccaCAATTAGGCAGTTGTTGACCTATCAAAGCTGTGCGGGTTATTCCGCGTCTAAATGCCCGAACAGGGACCAAGGATGAATGGGTTTTCTTTCAGAGAACTATGCTGGCTATTCTGTTGTCCGCCCTGTCCCAGTCGCATCGCGGCAAAACTAGCTTTCCTTCCACCGGAGCCCACGTACTCGGTCCATACCGATGCTAATGGAGGAACGAGCTTGCATTTAACCGAACGGGCGGACTGGCAGTACTCTCAGCGTGAACTCGATGTGGTGGAGGTATTTAGCACCAGAAGCAGTCGCGGTAACCGGGTACAAACCATGTTTGTGCGTTGCGCGCCCAACAGCCGCTACACTCTACTCTTTTCCCATGGAAACGCTGTGGACTTGGGACAGATGTGCAGTTTTTACATCGGCTTAGGCTCCAGGATCAACTGCAACGTGTTTTCTTACGACTACTCGGGCTATGGAGTCAGTACCGGCAAGCCCTCTGAGAAGAATATGTATGCGGATATCGAGGCGGCCTGGCAGGTCCTGCGGAACAAGTGAGTTGGAACCATGCAAGTAAATTCGGGAAGTTATCTCACATATCTTTGCCTGTTTATGTATTTCACAATGTAGCTGTCCCTCCCCTTATTTTATTATAGCTAGAACTAGACAAGTTATTGCAAAAGGAATTGCAGTATGAATTGATACACTACtaggtatgttactaaaattttcaggatatgggtgtttatttgatttcgaGTACTTTTGATTTTCGTTTCTGTCATCATCACCACACTGCACGTGCATGTAATGACGTGAttgtaatgacatttcaaagtttttagcgAACTGTGCTTTGCTGGTAGAGTTAGctgaaatgtttcttttagctagctagtcctgtacaacattttatgattatcaagtttttacaggaaaatatttaaacatattaacactacaagtcgtttggtaatgagatgcaataaaaatattgtgacTTAAaggtacaaatgaggaaaaaaaatcattttccggttatcaaaatgtctgacttctgtCTGCCCTAGCATGTGCTCgactgacaagacaaaatgacacagggaattaaaggatcagattttgaataaacttCATTGATCTGAAAACGGTCGATGTGGTGGTAATGACAGCAACTATAAGggacagacatccatccatccattcatccattttctaccacttatccgaggttgggtcgcgggggcaatagctttagcagggacgcccagacttccctctccccagccacttcatccagctcttccgggggatcctgaggtgttcccaggccagcagaaggatgtagtctctccagcgtatcctgggtcgtctccggggtctcctcccagtgggacgtgcccggaacacttcaccagggaggcgtccgggaggcatccgaatcagatgccccagccacctcatctggctcctctcgatgtggaggagcagcggctctactctgaaatcctcccggatgaccgaacttctcaccctatttctaagggagaTCCCGGACACCccgcagaggaaactcatttcggccgtttgtatccgggatcttgttctttagcGAACTGTGCTTTGTTGGTAGAGTTAgcttaaatttttcttttagctagctagtcctgtacaacatttttatatgataatcacgtttttacaggaaaatattaaaacattaacactacaagtcgtttggtaatgacatgcaataaaaatgttgtgacttaagggtacaaatgagAAAAGAAATTTCTCTTCCGgttatcaaaatgtctgacttctgtCTGCCCTAGCATGTGCTCgactgacaagacaaaatgacacagggagtTAAAGGATcagattttgaacaaacttAATTGATCTGAAAACGGTCGATGTGGCGGGAATGACAGCAACTATAAGggacagacatccatccatccattttctaccacttatccgaggtcgggtctagggggcaatagctttagcagggacgcccagacttccctctccccagccacttcatccagctcttccggggaatcctgaggtgttcccaggccagcagaaagatgtagtctctccagcgtgtcctcggtcgtctccggggtctcctcccagtgggacgtgcccggaacacctcaccagggaggcatccgggaggcatccgaatcagatgccccagccacctcatcaggCTCCTCTCgaggtggaggagcagcggctctactctgaaatcctcccagatgaccgagcttctcaccctatttctaagggagatcccggacaccccgcggaggaaactaatttcggccgcttgtatccgggatcttgttctttcgatgacgacccacagctcgtgaccataggtgagggtaggaacatagatcgaccggtaaattgagagcttcgcctttcggcttagctccttctttaccacaacggaccgatacaaagtctgcatcactgcagacgctgcaccgatccgcctgtcgctctcccgttccattcttccctcactcgtgaacaagaccccaagatacttgaactcctccacttggggcaggatctcagccccgacctggagagggcatgccacccttttccgactgaggaccatggtctcagatttggaggtgctgattctcatcccagccgcttcacactcagctgcgaactgctccagtgagagttggagctcacggcttgatgaagccaacagatgcaatactgaggccaccaaaccggaccccctctacgccttggctgcgcctagaaattctgtccataaaagttatgaacagaatcggcgacaaagggcagccttaatTGCATTGACTGAAAACTGTTAACTGACATTTCCACAAATATTCATGAGCTGTAACAACACAGGGAGAAAGGAAAGGTGGTAATAGATGCTTTTCTATAATAATATCCCTGGTTGGTAATTTTTTTATGCAAATATAGCCTACGTGGTGCTGCTTGTAGAACAAATCATAGTTAGGTTTAggttccttgaaaaaaaaaaaaaatgatatgacGCGAATGCCAATTGGAATTATATAACATAACTaggaaatgttgaaaaaaacaaacataaaaaactaaaaaacatgtcatacatccatacatccatccattttctcccgcttatccgaggtcgggtcgcgggggcagtagctttagcagggacgtccagacttccctctcctcagccacttcattgagctcttccggggggatcccgaggcgttcccaggtcagccgaaggatgaagtctctccagcgtgtcctgggccgtccccggggtctcctcccggtgggacgtgcccggaacacctcaccagggaggcgtccgggaggcatccgaatcagatgccccagccacctcatcaggCTCCTCTCgaggtggaggagcagcggctctactctgaaatcctcccagatgaccgagcttctcaccctatttctaagggagatcccggacaccccgcggaggaaactcatttcggccgcttgtgtccgggatcttgttctttcgatgacgacccacagctcttgatcataggtgagggtaggaacatagatcatCCGggaaattgagagcttcgcctttcggcttagctccttctttaccacaacggaccgatacaaagtccgcatcactgcagacgctgcaccgatccgcctgtcgctctcccgttccattcttccctcactcgtgaacaagaccccatgatacttgaactcctccacttggggcaggatctcatccccgacctggagagggcacgccacccttttctgactgaggaccatattctcagatttggaggtgctgattttcatcccagctgtttcactcagctgcgaactgctccagtgagagttggaggtcacggcttgatgaagccaacagaaccacatcatctgcaagaagcagagatgcaatactgaggccaccaaaccagaccccttctattcctcggctgcacctagaaattctgtccataaaagttatgaacagaattggtgacaaaggacagcattggcggagtccaaccctcaccggaaacgagtccgacttactgccggatatgcggaccaaactctgactccagtcgtacagggaccgaacagcccgtatcagggggttcgataccccatactcccgagggacacggtcgaacgccttctccaagtccacaaaacacatgtagactggctgggcgaactcccatgcatcctcgaggaccctgccaaggctgaagagctggtccactgttccacggccaggacgaaagccacactgctcctcctgaatctgagattcaacttcccgacggaccctcgtctccagcacccctgaatagactttatcagggaggctgaggcgtgtgatccccctgtagttggaacacaccctctggtgacccttcttaaaaaggagatccttgaggaactccgggcgactCTCATCCACCCGTGCGGCTTTGCAACCGAGGAGCTtgttaaccacctctgtgacctcaaccccagagaaaggagagcccgcctcagagaacccagactctgctccctcatgggaaggcgtgtcggtggaattgaggaggtctttgaagtattctccccactggctcacaacgtcccgagtcgaggtcagcagcgccacaaTCCCCaatatatacacagtgttgatggtgcactgcttccccctcctgagacgccggatagtGGACcacaatttcctcgaagctgtccggaagtctttctccatggccttaccgaactcctcccatgcccgagtttttgcttcagggaccaccaaagctgcattccgcttggctagccggtacccatcagctgcgtCAGGAGTCGCACAGGCCACAAAGgaccgataggactccttcttcagcttgacggcatccctcaccgttggtgtccaccaacgggttcagggattgccgccaccttacggccacagctccggtcggccgcctcagcaatggtccactcggactcgatttCCCCCgtctcccccggaacatgagaaaagttctgtcggaggtgggagttgaaactccttctgacagcgGATTCCGCCAGactttcccagcagaccctcacaatacgtttgggcctgccacgtcggaccggcatcttcccccaccatcggagccaactcaccaccaggtggtgatcagttgacagctccggcCCTCTCTTGTGAGGCGGTAATGACAGCCACTATCAGGGACAGACatatttgagtcaaaataaaaaactgaattttaaatgttttgtacatatgatgagaaatcattaattctgttatattttaaggaatttatggtaaaagttacaccattttagcctttttttagtagaaagatagagcttcatatatccaaaccctgtgttagggacagggtgaaaactATAAAATACCACAATAAAACTGctcacaaaatgtcaaaatatactaatattaacatgaaattttagacaactcattattattattattattatttttttttctcctattctttaaattttacatcaaggaaacaaaaagggggcggcacggtggccgactggttagagcgtcagcctcacagttcaatccctggccctgcctgtgtgaagtttgcatgttctccccgtgcctgcgtgggttttctccgggcacgccggtttcctcccacatcccaaaaacatgcattaattggagactctaaattgcccgtaggtgtgactgtgagtgcgaatgattgtttgtttgtatgtgccctgcgattggctggcaaccagttcagggtgtacaccgcctcctgcccgatgacagctgggataggctccagcacgcccgcgaccctagtgaggagaagcggctcagaaaatggatggatggatggatggaaacaaaaaGGCCCGTAATAAATTAAACACCCATATATCCAAATCGAggtgtgaaataaaataaaacatagttTGTAAGAATCGGATTATGGATTATGGATTTCATGCCACTTTTAATGTCACAAATCGCCCTACATTTTCTTGCTATGTATTACCTTGcgcaaaacaatgagaaaacaaGATTTTGATGGACCACCACTAAATTTACGTGCCCAAAATCCAGCACAGctaaatggaaaaatatattttttttttctggatttagaAATCTACCTAAAAGTCCTGTTGCTAAGTCTGGGTAAATTCTCATTCAGCC
This sequence is a window from Phycodurus eques isolate BA_2022a chromosome 2, UOR_Pequ_1.1, whole genome shotgun sequence. Protein-coding genes within it:
- the abhd17c gene encoding alpha/beta hydrolase domain-containing protein 17C, translated to MPEQGPRMNGFSFRELCWLFCCPPCPSRIAAKLAFLPPEPTYSVHTDANGGTSLHLTERADWQYSQRELDVVEVFSTRSSRGNRVQTMFVRCAPNSRYTLLFSHGNAVDLGQMCSFYIGLGSRINCNVFSYDYSGYGVSTGKPSEKNMYADIEAAWQVLRNKYGVTPENIILYGQSIGTVPTIDLAARYECAAIILHSPLMSGLRVAFPNTRKTYCFDAFPSIDKVSKVASPVLVIHGTEDEVIDFSHGLAMYERCPLAVEPLWVEGAGHNDIELYAQYLERLKQFISFELHTSS